tatcataccatgGGGATCCCAGATACTTACAGCGTAGTCCTGACAATGTGGGACAAGTGCAAAAGAGATGTTatattgtttccctggtgccttgctctaaaCTTTtactgcagtcttctcgatctgtcagtccCTTTCTGCGGACGTGTGTCGGCACCAggcagtgaccagttagtattccgattaTGTTCCTGCattctcttctatcgagtgccaataggcaTTTTTTGTACTTCCGATCCACCGCTTTGCACATGATAATCCAGGTATCTTGGTCCATGGGATTTTGGTTTTCTTTACCACTACTTCTCTGCTTCCCAAGGCATTGCTGGCCGACATGCGATGAGATATTATTACATATGTCGACTATGGAATTGTCTGCAGGTGCATTAAAAGCCAACTCCGTGACTTTCGCCaaagattattattttattcagcttgaaatatactgcagtagTTCGGCAACAAAAAGGCTTCcatatgcctaactctggacagtatattcccgcgCCAACTCCATCGTCCAATTTCGAGCCAAACGTATAAATGTTTAAAGTAGCTAACATACCTACCTTCAGAACCCTTTCCATGGGCGTTCGGTAAGTGGATTTCCGTACACCTGTCCACCATACTATTGGACCGAAGAGCGGATTATCTCTGCCTCGTAGTCGACTAGATAAACTTCAGATTTGGCCAACTTGTCTACTTTATCGGTGCCAAAGCAGTCGCTGCGACCGAGAACACAAATTATTAGCAAGTGGAGTTGAGCTGCCTGTAAGCTTCAAGCATTTCCCTATTTGTTTACTACGTTGGAATTGATCTTTTGCAACGGTTAGACTAGTAATGCCGCCCGGCTGTCTGTGCAAATGAACGTTTTCACAGGCTTTCTTTATGCCTAGACTTCCACATTGAAGATGTTAGCTGATTTTGGTAGACGGAAAGGGAGATATCAAAGTCTTGGAGTATATTCCCGTCCCTACACTCCAGTCTATTTTGGACCTGTCcgtataaattgaaataataccCTCCACCCCTACTAAGTCTCTTCTCCATTTACGTCTAGCAGGTATTCTCACCTGAATATAGTCTGATTTATTTAGATTTGTATCGAGCTGATCGTTATGATATACATACTTCCAACCATCTTTTTTAGCCTTTAAGCCTTTGTGGATATTTTTTAGCTTAAGAAATCTCAATTTACCAttcttttattcataaaaatacctTTTAATATGGAATTTCTCAATTTAGATCAATGCTGATCCTAGGTCAATCGAACGTTATTGaatttcaatagccttttcactttagctcgccttcaaacggatctTCGGGATATTCTaaagatacttggtctaagaccgaaagtcgtgagctgattgagtcatatgtaaaagaatcgttgcTGGTCAATCCCAAGTGAATGTCGCTCAAAGAACTTTCGTGAACACAATGCTCCATGCTCCtacgactataaccgcgtaagcgatgccTATAACGTAAGCGGTGACATAACTAAGCTCGATTCTCGGTTCTGATGTTTTATACTTAGCGCAGACTATGATTTCGCCCTCACCTGAGTTTAGGAGATGACATCTCAGGGTTCAGCATTTCCCCAAAATATTCTACCCTTTAATGAAATTCGAATTTCATGTTCTACCGATATTAGCTCAAATACAACCAGCATTACAACTCATTGTACCCAAAACGAAAATTTACaagttttgaaatttacaaCTCGTTGTTTTCAAATTTCCTTTCATATGAGCACATGAGATTTTCTTAAAGACACTCATGGCACATTACTatgaaaaatagtatatatttttttcattgtaaattTTGCTCTCAATTTTTCAAGTACAATTGTTCCCAACTCAAATATACAGGCAAAAATATTCGGAATTAAAATTACGATCATCCGacagcaaaaaataatattttttaacatttattgcaacaaaaattgaaataaaattttttaataaataaattggtcAATTCTGCAAATTTAAAACATCGAAATCCATCCGAATCGCATTTTTCAACTATCGGGAACAATTCGAACTAATACATACCGACAAATACAACAATTAAATCAGTCTAATGCAAGAAGTACCGGTATTGCCATGGGAGAAGATCGCATGGAGCGACGAGCACGTACAGCTGATCTACCGCGATTGGGGTCTCTTTTACACGCACAAACAACAATTGGACATAGCGGCGAAGTACTATGACAAATCACTGGAGCTGAAGAACGACGATTCACGCGCGCTCTACTTCCGCAGTCAGTGCAAGCGCAACATCGCGCAGACACAGGGCGCGCTGGAGGACGGACTGGCAGCTGGAGGTACTTTCGAGTTGCAGTCATAATCACCTAACAAATAAAGAACAACCTTTCTGATTCCCCTTGCAGCCATCGAGCCGAATAATGCACCAATCAATCTGGAGATCTGCGATGCCTTGTACGAGCTGAACCAATTCGAGAACTGCAAAGTCGAGCTACACGACAACACACACAAGTTCTATGGCAAGAAGGTGTCCGCATTTCAGAACCGTTTAATTGTGGTAGACGAAAACTTCAAAGACTCTATTGGCGAGACACTGGGCCCCTTCATATTAAGAAATGAGAAGATTTTTGCAAAAGTTCTGGAACAATTGGAGAAGGAGAAGTACGTGGATCCGCGTCCTTTGTGGAAAATATTGCGTGAGCAGGGTAAATGTGATGTGCTCAGCATACTCGAGAAGGAGGTGGGGAATGAAATTGCTTCAAGAAATAACTTATACTATTTCCTCGCACAAATTATAGGAATTGCTGTTGTCGCCACGCGAGATCGCCAGACGTGAACGCGCCTTCAAAGTCTTCAATCaaatatattacaacaaaagtTGGATTGATGTGCTGTTTCTGAAGGATTTGCGAGATAACGGAAATTTATTATTGCCGCAATGTAAAGTTTCCACGCCCTTTCTACGTCATCTGACCAACACCAAGTACGATGTGCTCAAGAAGTTTTTGGTAAGGTTCATTAATGTTATATTTGGATCCTTCCAACGCCACTTGGAGATTTTGaggaattatttaatatatgtttaTTCATGACTCCATTACTAGCTTGAATCCGAGCGGGTTTCATTTATTAAGCGAAGCATAGAGGTTTCGACCTATTTGACATGAAGCTTCTCGAAAATATTTAAGGGGATTACGCGATCCTCGAGGACATCGTGTGGGAAAGCTACGATCtggtagaaaataaaaaacttaaaagccAAAGCCATTCTGATATGACTTGAATATTTTTCGTCCATATGGACGgtatgacctagccaacgtagccgttGTATTATAATTCGGTAAACTTTGTCAATGTCATCCCGTATATTGTACGCTCATCGTTTCATCTACTGCGGTATTCGGAAATAAATCTTCGAAAGAACACTTTATCTCGAAAATTCGCAAAGCCGACTCATGAGATGTTGTCATagcccatgcctctgcaccatatagaggACGGGGATGTTCAATTGCATCACTGAAAATTTAGACCACTGCATCGTAGAAGCTACTCACCGTGACTAtttctctgctcacataccgATGAAGGATATGTGGATGGAGAAAAGTTAAAGAAGAAGAGGGTCAGtgagtatttttatttgatttggatGGGTCACGGCTAGGAGGGAAGTTTGGAAAGACAGGTTTCTGTGAGGAGTCTTTCGTCAAGCTTAGATACCGGATTATTGTAGTGTCTTTCAGGCAGAAATATCTGCTTTTAAAGTATTATTATACTTACTGCTCCGAAGTGCAGGGAGGTAAGCTCTAAGCGCCCAACGTAAgtcaaggagtgcctaacctgACAAGATTTAGTTTAAAGTTACTTCTTGATCAGACTCGTTTAGATGCCTGGTCATCGCGAAATCGCTGAAAACATCATGGCCGATAAAATAATTAGAGGAGGCGCCCTTACACCGCTCACGACGGAATGATAACAAGTTGGATCCCCGTGGTTATCTTGAGTTCCAGCACTGGACTTATGGACGTCACGTGTGCTGATCAGGCGTTCGCTTGTGACCAGCTTCTATGTGACTGCGTTGTCTTTCTGGCCTAGATTACAACGTAAGAGATCGACTGAAATATTGCGTTTAACCAAATTCATCTTGTGGAAATAGTAGGAGTTCCTACTGGGCATTGTCCAATAGGTACTCATGCTGTAACTCTAAAAAACCAGTCGGACGCAAACTCAAAATTCTAAGGTGCGGtggaaaaatccaaaaaaaatccACTTTCTCTTCAACTATCCTGCTTATCCAAGACATGAGGTTCAAACATCTCTGCAAATAAGCTTTCGTTGAACCAGCAGACTTATCCGAAACTGACATTAGTCGGCTCAACAATTTTGTAATCGGCTCAAATCGCTTGGCCGATTTATAAGGGTCTTAATAATCAATTTTATAGGAGTTCTAGGTACCGCAACGAACCGGCTATAACTTGTCCAAGTGATATCTCTGTTAAAATCGACCTTTTAACCAAACATTACTTATTTTACTCCACTTGATTGTGCTTTGGTTCTCCTTGGGATCGCTACTCAATTTGTTAGCAGTCTCTTTCGAAATAAAACTATGCTTAATTGCAAATTACTCGTCTAGTTGAAGTCAAGACTTTTCCATGGTGCTCAAAACCATtcctctatatacatatgtttagaaAATGTTGCAAGCTCGCAGTCCACTCTACAATGAGCAAATGCGTAAGTGTCCGGATAAGGAGGTATGGGAGAAGCATCGCCAGGCGCACTTGAACCACATACAATATCAAACTCGTCGTAATATGTTGACGATATTGCGTACGATACGACAGCTGCGTGCTATGGGAAAAATTGCTGTGAGTGAACTCGtagattaaatatttgtttaatattttcatattttttttatttcattttttttttttaatttatagaaaCTTAGCAAATATGTCGAGGAAGTTATGGGCGACTATGTCGTGTTGAAGACCCATCGTGTCATGCCATGGAAATTTGAATTTCTCAACGAAGTTTATAATACTTTAGCGCTAGCCTACACTGATCGCTATATTAAGCCAAGTGATCGCAGTTCTGCAAATGAAGGCAAGAAAAATACCAATTTAATGCATCTACTACGTATACCCACCGACAAGAATAAAGATCGTGCTGTCTCTTTTGTATTCGGCGATAAGTCCACGTATACGGAACCCGATGCCACCGATTATACAATGATTGCTTATAAGTGAGTTGGATTTAGGGTTTACGAAACACATTTTAGGGATAGTTATACTATAAATTCTAAGCGATAATACTTTCGACTACCTTTAAGATTTGAatgttttattagaaatatttttcgatatttcgTTTCTCAAGGgtttaatttgtatatgtagTCTTTTACATTCGATTACGTAATAcccaaaataaaagttttctccCTCTCATCTAGGAAATATTTAGCGCGTTTAGAGAAACGTATACACTTCGCGAAATACTCGATTGAGAAGTGTTATCTGCTGCACGAAATCGCACGAAGTCATTTGGGGCAGAGCCGGTTCGATGAGTGCTGCTCGGTGGCGCGCAAAGCAATTGAAGGTGTGTATTACCGCTATCCCATTCCGTAGCAACTTCAATTAAACAAACTTACTCACttcttttc
The DNA window shown above is from Bactrocera tryoni isolate S06 chromosome 4, CSIRO_BtryS06_freeze2, whole genome shotgun sequence and carries:
- the LOC120776000 gene encoding uncharacterized protein LOC120776000; its protein translation is MQEVPVLPWEKIAWSDEHVQLIYRDWGLFYTHKQQLDIAAKYYDKSLELKNDDSRALYFRSQCKRNIAQTQGALEDGLAAGAIEPNNAPINLEICDALYELNQFENCKVELHDNTHKFYGKKVSAFQNRLIVVDENFKDSIGETLGPFILRNEKIFAKVLEQLEKEKYVDPRPLWKILREQGKCDVLSILEKEELLLSPREIARRERAFKVFNQIYYNKSWIDVLFLKDLRDNGNLLLPQCKVSTPFLRHLTNTKYDVLKKFLKMLQARSPLYNEQMRKCPDKEVWEKHRQAHLNHIQYQTRRNMLTILRTIRQLRAMGKIAKLSKYVEEVMGDYVVLKTHRVMPWKFEFLNEVYNTLALAYTDRYIKPSDRSSANEGKKNTNLMHLLRIPTDKNKDRAVSFVFGDKSTYTEPDATDYTMIAYKKYLARLEKRIHFAKYSIEKCYLLHEIARSHLGQSRFDECCSVARKAIEESKNCNSNIWRFLSTILICKSHAVLHKVERAKEILDEALIVANSLNSPALVTFVENCRLMNEAELSLKKRTQSMESVRRRKSKISIESHNSQLSQQSNETNESSNEPI